The genomic stretch ATGATCGGTGGGGGCTTCGGCCTCTGATCAAGCTCAGCGGGCAGATCATCGTCGCCGGGGTTGTGATGGCCACCGGCGTCATGGTTTCCCTCTTCCCGTGGCCGATCCTGAACGTCCTGATCACTCTGTTCTGGCTGGTGGGGATTACGAACGCCTTTAACCTGATTGACAACATGGATGGCCTCTCGGGTGGGATCGGCGCGGTTTCCGCAGCTTTCTTCCTGCTTCTGGCGGCCCTGAACGGCCAGTATCTGGTGGGCGCCCTTTCGGCCGCTGTGCTGGGCGCCTGTATCGGCTTCCTGCGTTACAACTTCAACCCGGCTTCGATTTTCATGGGGGACGCTGGCAGCCTCTTCCTGGGTTTCCTGATGGCCGTGCTGGGGATTAAACTGCGCTTCCCCAATCACGTAGCCTTCGTCACCTGGATGGTCCCGGTGCTGGTGCTGGGGATCCCCATCTTCGACACCGCCCTGGTTATCGTCTCACGGTTGCGCCGGGGCTTGAACCCGCTCACCACCCCGGGGAAAGATCATCTCTCCCATCGGCTGGTGCGGGCTGGGATGACCCATCGGGAGGCGGTGCTCCTCCTCTATCTGGCCCAGGCCGCGCTGGGGGCCCTGGCGCTGTTTGTGGCGATGGCTGGGATGCTGGAGAGCTATCTGATCGGGGCCTTCGTAGGGGGGCTGGCGCTCTGGGCCCTCTGGCGCCTGGAACGACCGCCCTTCTGGGGGGGATAGCCCGACAACCTGCCGGGGCTCTGCCCACGGACATCTTACCCATCCGATCCCAACGACGCTCCATCGAAATCGGCGGGAAGAGCATGGGGAAGAA from Thermoflexus sp. encodes the following:
- a CDS encoding MraY family glycosyltransferase, with protein sequence MRAQTAWLLILLSAMVIAMLATPVARAVAFRIGMVDHPAPRKLHTRPIPLLGGLALYLAVLIALLVLEDRYNLPQLAGVMIGATAVSFLGIWDDRWGLRPLIKLSGQIIVAGVVMATGVMVSLFPWPILNVLITLFWLVGITNAFNLIDNMDGLSGGIGAVSAAFFLLLAALNGQYLVGALSAAVLGACIGFLRYNFNPASIFMGDAGSLFLGFLMAVLGIKLRFPNHVAFVTWMVPVLVLGIPIFDTALVIVSRLRRGLNPLTTPGKDHLSHRLVRAGMTHREAVLLLYLAQAALGALALFVAMAGMLESYLIGAFVGGLALWALWRLERPPFWGG